The following are encoded together in the Robertmurraya sp. FSL R5-0851 genome:
- a CDS encoding transglutaminase domain-containing protein yields the protein MKKKNPVIFIIICLLSIILFVSGCSNSEASHSKETQKEENKYDKLVKEKNKELDLQPIELTSYSTEAGVTLKKPTYKEFAVNQKVIVEGAIEKFSEIKSDYVWIKVRANEEGPAGMEQEYYAPIKEGKFKQEISLFNGEGQYEVKVQVPSLDREDYYYETASFTVHNVNPDIERDVTYSPFGQEAEILLNLDHGYVTEKEIFALSGAAGTLSDNDTIMIKLTKDSDSWTHVLPIVDGQFSFDVPLLYGKGIHELEVLVPDEEREKYYQPATKILINNESDRTMLPIDFSSTYLERGVTLQYPQFGGLESDGLFTIKGTIDPKASFGPETTHIYVTTKKGEDEALDVIPVEDFSFDDSFYLRFGSGTYEVMLSVPEIKEENSDRFRYFGFAKFEVESTSEDKRDLLPSRGVESDAPEIKELAGQLTNGLTTDREKAEAIYKYVASNISYDVEKYETKNYNWDDSALKTLELRKGICQDYAYLTIALLRASNVEARLIEGNAFGGFWPQKHAWVEAKVDGNWLTMDPTWGAGYIKDNAFVAQYTAEYFDPNPTEFEKSHKRTGVSY from the coding sequence ATGAAAAAGAAAAATCCTGTTATTTTTATTATCATCTGTTTACTAAGTATTATTCTTTTTGTTTCCGGATGCAGCAACTCAGAGGCAAGTCATTCTAAGGAAACTCAAAAAGAAGAAAACAAATACGATAAGCTCGTAAAAGAAAAGAACAAAGAACTCGATCTTCAGCCCATTGAGCTAACTTCATATAGCACGGAAGCAGGAGTCACATTAAAAAAACCCACTTATAAAGAATTCGCCGTCAATCAAAAAGTGATCGTAGAAGGAGCAATCGAGAAGTTTTCAGAGATCAAGTCTGACTATGTTTGGATCAAGGTTCGAGCTAATGAAGAGGGACCTGCTGGAATGGAGCAGGAATATTACGCACCGATTAAGGAAGGAAAGTTTAAGCAAGAGATTTCCCTTTTTAATGGAGAAGGCCAGTATGAAGTAAAAGTGCAGGTGCCTAGCTTAGATCGTGAAGACTATTATTATGAAACAGCATCTTTTACGGTTCATAACGTGAACCCTGACATTGAACGTGATGTTACGTATTCTCCTTTTGGTCAAGAAGCAGAAATACTACTGAATCTTGATCACGGATATGTGACGGAAAAAGAAATTTTTGCATTAAGTGGAGCTGCAGGAACATTATCCGATAACGACACCATCATGATTAAACTAACCAAAGACTCGGATTCCTGGACTCATGTATTGCCGATTGTGGATGGTCAATTTTCCTTTGATGTCCCCCTTTTATATGGAAAAGGCATACATGAACTCGAAGTTCTAGTCCCTGATGAAGAGCGAGAAAAATATTATCAGCCAGCAACCAAAATACTTATTAATAATGAATCTGATCGAACCATGCTACCGATTGATTTTTCAAGTACTTACCTAGAACGAGGTGTCACACTCCAGTATCCACAATTTGGCGGACTCGAATCAGATGGCCTTTTTACGATTAAAGGAACAATTGACCCGAAAGCTTCATTTGGACCCGAAACCACACATATTTATGTGACAACGAAAAAAGGGGAAGACGAAGCACTAGACGTGATTCCTGTAGAAGATTTCTCATTTGATGATTCCTTCTACTTGCGATTTGGATCGGGAACATATGAAGTCATGCTTAGCGTCCCTGAAATCAAGGAAGAGAATAGTGATCGATTTCGATATTTCGGATTTGCCAAATTTGAGGTAGAGTCTACTTCTGAAGATAAGCGAGATTTACTACCATCACGTGGGGTTGAGTCCGATGCTCCAGAAATTAAAGAGTTAGCTGGGCAGTTAACAAACGGTTTAACCACTGACAGGGAAAAAGCAGAAGCCATTTACAAATATGTAGCAAGCAATATCTCCTATGATGTTGAAAAGTACGAAACGAAGAACTATAACTGGGATGATAGTGCCTTAAAAACACTAGAGTTACGGAAGGGGATTTGTCAGGACTACGCTTACCTAACCATTGCCTTATTAAGAGCGAGCAATGTAGAAGCACGATTAATTGAAGGAAATGCCTTTGGAGGATTTTGGCCACAAAAGCATGCTTGGGTTGAGGCAAAGGTTGATGGAAACTGGCTCACCATGGATCCGACCTGGGGCGCGGGTTATATCAAAGACAACGCATTCGTCGCACAGTACACAGCAGAGTACTTTGATCCAAATCCAACAGAATTTGAAAAATCTCATAAGCGTACTGGAGTATCTTATTAA
- a CDS encoding VOC family protein, with amino-acid sequence MGKLVGFELNSQDPKKAASFYSTVFGWEISEPHWDYQTVTTTKDQQSGINGGIAKGPHDYPHGIRLQLEVDSIEEAITKATANGALVVRDKMEFEEFYLAYIVDPVGLGLGLIERK; translated from the coding sequence GTGGGAAAATTAGTAGGATTCGAATTAAATAGTCAGGATCCCAAAAAGGCTGCTAGTTTTTATTCTACAGTTTTTGGTTGGGAGATTTCAGAGCCTCATTGGGATTATCAAACAGTCACGACCACCAAAGATCAGCAATCGGGAATAAACGGTGGAATTGCAAAGGGACCGCATGACTATCCTCACGGTATTCGCTTGCAATTAGAGGTGGACTCGATTGAGGAAGCAATTACTAAAGCAACTGCAAATGGCGCATTAGTGGTTAGGGACAAGATGGAGTTTGAAGAGTTTTATCTTGCTTACATAGTGGATCCAGTAGGTCTTGGACTAGGATTAATTGAGAGAAAGTAA